The genomic segment TTGTTATCACTAATTTATATTCTGTTTTTCTTTAGGTTAGAGAAAGAACACGATGTCTCGCTATTCTAACTACTCTCGAGGTGATCTCGCCTGTAAGGTCTACGTCGGTAACCTTGGATCATCGGCAGGTCGTCGAGAGATTGAAGATGAATTCAGCAAATTTGGACCTCTGAAGAACGTCTGGGTGGCCAGGAACCCTCCAGGTTTTGCCTTTGTGGAGTATGAGGATTCTCGGGATGCTGAGGATGCGGTCAAGGGTCTCGATGGAGCGTAGGTTACACATTTTCAGTCAATAAGGCTGAGTTAAAAAAGAAACCCATTTAGCGCCTGGGtttctcaacaaaaaggaaggaggggctttttgttttttatttcaagatggccgccattcttttaaaaaatgtcaagtatccatttttttttatactgctcaaacacactacataaatgaaacattttattttggttaagacattcagacaagacaatCGGATTGTTTTaactgagatcatttaaaataacccttttttcataagaaaataacattaaaaaaagaagaaagaggcggcctctaaaaaggaagccgCCGGGAACACTAAAcaggtttctttttttactcggacTAAACATTTTTCCTCTTTCTATTTTACCAATAAATATCATCGCCTTTATTTTTTAGTAAGGAGATTAAAGAGAACTGTAGGGTTTATTTATAGGTCCTTAACCACACAGCCCTGCAAGGTTTAAAACGGCAGCTAAGACTATTTTATTCCAACTTTTGAATTGCCCCTTTGTTGAAAGGGTTGAATACTTTTTGTATGGCCAGGCAAACCTTTTTGTATGGCCAGAAAAACACAAATATCCACagatttttatttaactgtataatttacaataaaagacagtagaaagctttccttaattGTTTTTACTTGCTGATGCgatgtagtctttgagaaaagattataaaataatttcacacaaattattttcgCAAACTCATTTTTATACACGACTCTCCAGAAAACACTGCCTTGTGATgttcacgttttttttttcaatgaaaaacTTGGCCTCTAATGAAGGTGTAGTTTCTACAGCATGTAAATTTTAGTACAAACTTCTtcgttcacagtgagtagggatcaGGTTcatgtcggggggggggggggtaaaaacttgatctacaaaaggtataaaAACCCTGAGGTTTCTTGGGTAGCCCAGAATTGATAGGCACAAGTATACCTGTTTAGAATGAGCTTTGCACTACATTGGTTTAGTGAGTTATCAATAGATCCTTCATCCCGATTCACTTCACAGATACATTTGCGGACATCGGGCACAGGTAGAAATGTCCTCGGGTGAGAAACGTAGCCGAGGCCGGGGTGGAAGACAACCACGCACAGCCAGTTCCGACGATAAATGCTACAATTGCCATGAGCGAGGGCACTTTGCCCGCGACTGCCGGAGTGGCAAAGGTGGAGGCGGCGGTGGACGTTATGGTGGTTACGGTGGCAGTGGTGGTGGTCAAAGCCGAAGATACAGTCGTAGATCCAGGTACGACCCTAAATATAAAGAAtctaaaatttcattaaaaaaacatttgtttttctacGATTGTTATTTATTACAATCATCACTTCAAGATGTACTTGACTCTatgttattttaacaattttggcCTGTAACCACATGATCAATTCCTATTTGTGGatgcagaaaaaaacatccaGCACTAAGAAATCCCCAACCACCACTTCTAGGATTTCCTCGGTTTCCGACCACTTTTTAAAGTTGCAATGATATGTAAAAATGGGTATTTACTAGTAAAAACCATGGGTGGGTATTTACTAGTAAAAATGGTATCCGAAGCCATTTATTTTTAGCACTTCTTTGTTTGAGTCTTTTTATATGATCTACCATGTAACTGATCCATCTTGCAATGGTTTCCAGGGAAACCTTTTAAGTAAGtatcaaaaatatatatatttttttttttgtaaagctcagtaaaaaaaagaagacatttGAAATGGTTAATAATTTTGGATAATAATGTAACTTAATACAATGGGCAGGCATCGTTTTTCATGAGcaagtgcattttttttcttcttggtaaagggcaccctattaggaatttgaaaaaaattctactattttaaaggcactaagGCAATAAACgggtggcatggaggcaatcattACCTCTAAGAAGTATAGGGCCTGAAGGGAGTAAGCATGCAGGAGTTGAGATTTCAAGATTTTTGTGAACCACtttgattattttgtatttacacTCGAACCCCTCTTTACAGGCTGTCCCAAATCACCATTAACATGGCATTTGATCGTCACGTGTGACCCCATGTCATCGTCATTGTGATCAACACTTGATCATCACGTGTAGCAAATGTGATCTGCCTAAACGTCTGTCAGATCGGCTTGCGGCCCTTTGAGTCAGTCAGTCatctcacacacacacacacagtcagTCGACCATACTCAGCACTGCACTCTAAAATCGGCTCGTCCGAAAGACGGCTTCCTATATAAATATTCTAGATAAGAAATCGCCTCCTCAAAGAAACCGTCTCTCCTCGGCACTGCAAAAAGATCTAAAATATGGTCGCTAGCAACTTGAGGTGGCATCAGAGTTCAACTCTTTCATGTCAGCTTTCAAAGGCCAACCCGACCCCCTTGGCGTTCGGCACACCTCCTTCAACgaagcaaatttttattttgaaaattgtgCGATGCTACAGTGGCTTGAGAGTTTCGGCATTAGCGCCCATTTGAGCTCTCCGGTCTAAGATCAACTGTTAAGAGGTTGTGGTAccgtttgttttcttgtattttgtttttttatcaaactgTTGTTGTGGTAATAAGTTGCAGCCATGTTTGATGATATTCTCTCCCAGATTTAGcgtttgtatttaattttgaaaCTAGATGATTTCTTAAATTAGCAAGTAATCCAAAGACTGCTTAAAAAAGGGATTGTATaccatttggtaattactcaaaatgaaatgactataacaacttacttggtaagagaATCGACTCCCTTCTAAAGAATGTGATTCCAGAGGAGGGGTCccacaaagaaatatttaaaagaTGAGACTTTTTCAGATTGCCTATTTCAATTACAGATTAATTTTCCTAGATTTTTGGCATAATCCCCTAAATGCTATCACCTTTTGCTCTTCAAATGTGAGCaattagtttgattgtataaatctacatcattttgtttgttacaaaaACATAAGGTATGCTTGGCTTTTAACTTTCAAAATGCTAATATTTTTTAGTGGATAGAAACTGATCCATTTAAGTATGTGTTTCTTGTGGAGAGGTACCAgtttcatcttaagatgacattacagaccattttattttgaaaaaagatcatttaaaaaaacatctacattttaaaaatttcaatttttgttctaGTCCaccagtaaaaaaataaagaaagacgTTTTCCATGTGTATGTAATGGTAATATATTACGAAGTGTCCTTTGCGTTTACAAATGTTTAATCAACgattgttttcttatttttttgtcaGGTCCCGATCCAGAGATCGCAGCCCATCCCGAGGAAGATATGATCACAGCAGGTCTCGAACCCGATCCAAGAGGTATTTATTTCTAAGCgtcaaattttttgaaaacatttaattccCTGTTCATGGAATTCCGGCTTTTTCGACTCAAAAAGTCAACCAACGTGAATCATGTGAATCCGTTGAGAAAAACGGGGTAGATTGtgctaattaattattcatgttGAGTTTTTCTTTCCGAAATGTATTTAATTGGTGCGTGTAATTTAAGGCCCGCACAAATCTGGTAGCAGGTCTTTGTGTTCATGTAACATGATGTCCTTGTTTATCAAGAGTTTTCAACAAACCTTTTGGCGTAAAATTATCCTGAAAGATATGTTTTGCATCAGTCATGAAAGTCATTAAAccactaagcagaaaataatatagtataCACAGCAAAATGATAAACTGCCAGTCATATCAAATTCAACGGTATGGGATTTTAATTGGTAATGAGCCAATTATCAAGGACCtgctcaacaaaataaatatcattggacagaataaggttacaagctAGAATACAATgccaaaatgtacaatttgtgactggtatcatgctatTTGCCTTGCAGGATGTAAAAGCATGATTTACTAAGGAGTACTTAAGCAGCTTTTTAAAATTGAGCTGCCTACTCTCCTTAATTCTGGataaagttccctgaaaatataccAATATTTCCATTTCCCGATGGTGAAAACCCTGATTATGCTTAGCAAACAGTTTGTGCTAAtcagtttttttaaaggaattcgGGTCCAGAAGATAACCCACAACAGtggtgtttgttgttgttgctctgTACAGTTAATTatcagctctttgaaattggaccctgatccTGCTTAGCAAACCGTTTGCGCTAAGCCAATTCGTTTCGGAATTTGGTTAATGAGAGAACAGAAGACGAAcctaaagtaaaaaaaaaattatgagactaatctttttttcaaatttgtttgttctaCTATAGTCGATCATACTCGCCTCGAGCCCATCATCACCATCGCAGCAGGAGCTCATCTGACCGTGATTAGAGGCTTGGGTCAAATGTCTTGATCGTGATTAGATGCTTGGGACATAGGTCATGACCATACATTTTTAAATCGGCGCAGTACAAACCCCTTGTATAAAAACGAGTCGACCACTTTCATTGCCCTGAAGGAAAAAAGTGGACTTTAATCACTGGTTTTAGTTATGGTGATAAGTGAACCGGAAAAAGCGTAACCACGATAGAGATCTTGTTATGGCTGCCTTTTCATGCAGTAACATTTCTCCTGATGATACTTTGAATGTACAGTCAATACTTTTAAAAGCAACTTTTCTGAAGTATGTCGTTCATACGTTTGTGAATGCGAATGTTCAAAACTACACTATTTTAGTAAAATATcctcctgtatttttttttagtcaatAGCTTGATATTTTTTAAACCATATTCAAGATTATTAGTTTACTTTCTACCAATTTGTGATTGCCATCTCTTACTTTTTGCCCCCAGAATATTTCCTTTCAAGAATTGTTGTAAATAAGTgtaagaaatttgtttttcttctctttttgaggggagtgatatacatgtacatgtaactttttgtgatgtgtggaaaaaaaactttaccAAATGTCTGTCGCCAACGCCAATGATGGTCGGCCTGGAATAACATTGAGGGTGGCCTTAGTGCCCCAAATCATGTTCCCATCGACTATAAGATTTTTCAATGGCGGTACCGTTTGCAGAATCAAATTGGTCTGCCCTTTCAAAAGGTGAATTTCCAGGCCGGTACGTTGCTATTTCAAGATCAGTTTGTTGAGAAGTTTGTCCTGACCaaaattattacatgtattaggTTTTTTTGAGATACGGTGGACAGTATAGGAGTACACTTggtttttatgtacatgtatacagaaaaatgtacccaaacctaATGGTATTGTATCCACAAGGGGTCATATATAGTGATGCTTTTCGGTAAGGAACTGTATGtgctaactacatgtacatgaatactAAAAACCTTTGTTGATGCTAATTTAACAGTAAAGCAAGAAAGTTTGGCGACCAGCTATTGCGCTACTTTCAGATTGGCATTAATACGCCATTCACTTAAAATCACAAGATGGTTGGCATGCCTTGTCATGTGTTTACAGTTAGCAATGctacaaaacaattaaaacttgCGCAGTATGCACTAAAATGGTCGTTGAGCCACTCAATGAAATGTCTCACAGAACATCATTTCTTAACCATTTTAACAGATGCCACACATGTATATAAAGAATCATCGTTTTTAAGCATCATTGTTTAGATGTAATAATTACTTTCATTGTCTTGGTATTAGTATTCAAATACTCTTGTAAAAAACTTATGCTCTTGCAAAACACACATACTTTGAACAACTGCATTGGCATGTACAACCAACATGTTTCGGATTATTTAGTTGGTGATGTGGCTAGGTTTTTTACTGATAGTTTTCCTGTGCCCAACACAGCACTAACAAGAAAACCTGTGTACCCATTTATCTGTAGAATGCATTCAAAGTCATTTTCTTTGAATTCTCTAGAAGTTTTCAATACGGGGTGCTTCAGTTGTATTTTCCAAGCGTTTTTGCTTGCTCAGTTGTAATACAAAttatatttgaaaaatattgcCATTTCATAAGAGTAAGACATCATGTAAACTGATCAGAACAGAAAAAATTGGTACACTGTACATTTGTTACATTTTCAAAGTCAGATTCCATGTCCCCCTTTGTTTCAACTGATGTAAAACAGCAACTATTTACACAGATCATTAAAACTGTAACTTGTTCCTTTACTTTTTGTCATTGTTGATTGTAGTGAGTGATTTTAATTAAAGTGTTATGATTGGAGTAGAGAAATAGTTTTGTTCGTTTGAGATTGTTTAGTTTTCTATAGAAAGTAATTGCTTTAATTACCCCCTGCCAACCTTACTAAGTCAGTACCTCCTcgcaatttaaataaaatagtatACACAATTGTTTAGTGTACAACTGGTTTTTAGCCTACCCTGTCCTCTATTGTCTTGTACCCGAAACGTTCCTGAATTTTGGGGGCGGTTGACCCTCACTTCTGTTTCTATGCCTAACCCGCCAATAGCAAACTCGGAAACAGAGCCCGATTTCACATAAACTTGCTCGGCACAGATAAACAGGAAACTAGCAAATGTTTACATTATTGAGACCATGGAGGTCCTCCATGTTGAGACCGACGCACCAAAATATCTGGTTAGCAAAGACATTGTCGAgcagtatgaaattgggccctgcagtgCTGCACGTTTCtgagtcgggggggggggggggccattCGTGAAAGTTGTGGAAAAGGCAtctggtatttttttaacgCATCGCTTGTCTTCAAATCAAAGGCTGGGGAAAAACTGGATGGCCCGGTGAACGTAGTTGCTTCGGGATGGTCTATATGCTACCACTTTGGGGCTGGGGAGCTTGTGTGAGATCGTAATAACATGAAGTTATTTAGGCTTTGGCTGTGTTCATGTGTACACAATTTTCAATAACAATCTGAAAACCGGGCCAACAAAGCATGCCCCAAATTTGCATGTCATTAGTGCATGTGACAAGTCCAACGTGCGCGCGAATTCAGGGCGTGGCCCTAAGTCTGATACCTGGACGAAAAGATAGGAGTTTTAGCAACAAACTTCTATCAGAGGAGCACTGACTACTTCAGCGCTGACCAAAGTCACGTGGGAAGTTTGGACGCGCACGCCGCTTGTAAAACATCTACGCATgtgcagtacatgtacaaaattacacgctgtaaattattttcattttcagcATCGCGTGCGTGCAACGCGAGATGTGTTTGTGAGGAAGGGTAAGAATTCAACGTCTAATAATTCCTTTAAAATAACCTAAAAGCATACAAGTTTCTCCTTTTTTATTGTTCAGTTCTAGAAGGATGTTATCATGATGTGAGATTGTGTGCAAGAAAATACACAAATGTTAGAATTGGTGACCGTAGAGGTGGCAAATTATTCGTCCTGTCGCCcgttttttgtgttttcatttcttcTCTCGTCAATTAAAGCGTGTGTATTATTGCCTGCTGTATTTTTTGTGTGGAGTTGCATTGTTTGTATACAAAATGATTTGAGTCAACTCGTACGCTGACAAATTCGTTTTCTTTTCTGACCAACTCGTACTCCAACCAACTCGTACCTTTGATTGGTATATATGCATATGTTTCAAGAAGTTTTTAATTAAGTAATTTTTATTCCGTTCCCGGTTTTCTTCATCGAAATTCCTgttccaaaatgaaaatgggagaaaaaaaatacaaccgCTCCGCACACTCTGCACACACATACACACGTGACACTGCTCTGACCATGCTGACCCCCAAACATTACACTCCCTGTCTATTGTTTATTCATTGTTGTACTTGCTAGTCACGTGTCTACAGAACTTGATTAAACATGAGAACTGGATGGAACCATGGAACTGAATTCTCAATTTTAACGAAATTGGGCCATTGTTgagtgtgaccatggtgtgactgtgaaaccatggaggaagagtTTCCTCCACGGTGGAAGAGTTTCCTCCATGGTGAAACATTTGATTGAaattgaatgaatgaagtaTATTGGGCAATAAACAAAGAGTGTAttgattgaaataaataattaactcTTTAAaatattcctccatgatcagacATC from the Asterias rubens chromosome 22, eAstRub1.3, whole genome shotgun sequence genome contains:
- the LOC117305075 gene encoding serine/arginine-rich splicing factor 7-like; translated protein: MSRYSNYSRGDLACKVYVGNLGSSAGRREIEDEFSKFGPLKNVWVARNPPGFAFVEYEDSRDAEDAVKGLDGAYICGHRAQVEMSSGEKRSRGRGGRQPRTASSDDKCYNCHERGHFARDCRSGKGGGGGGRYGGYGGSGGGQSRRYSRRSRSRSRDRSPSRGRYDHSRSRTRSKSRSYSPRAHHHHRSRSSSDRD